The nucleotide sequence AGATGTATTCCCCTCCACCCAGCCAGGCTCAGCGTCAACTGTTAGCAGAAGCTCTCCAGCTTTCCCGTTATTTGCTCAACCTGCCAGCGGATGCAGATGGCAACCTGGTGCAGCAGCGGCAGCAACGGTTACGCCAGATCCAGGAGGGTTTGAAAGCCCATGCCCATCCGATTCAGCGGCAGCCGCTGGCGGTGGAATCGATTCCCCTGGAGGTGCGGCTGGCATTTGTACAGGCTGCTTTGCGGGTCACCCGCTACCAGCACCTGGGCGGCAATACCTGGAAGGGAACGCTGGTTTCCCCGACCCTGAGCCAGTACAAACCTGACCCGATCCCTGCCAGTTTACGTTCTGAGCAGGCGGTTGAGCAGTTGTGTCAGGGGTTTGCCCTGCCGCCAGAAACAGAAGTGGAACTGCGTACAATGCTGCAAACGGTTGACCACTATATTCAGCAGCAACAGCAGGTGATTCAGGCGGTGATGGCAGCGGCGGAGGGAGACAAAACGGCCCTCTTTCATCATTTGTTTGGGACTGTGCCGGTTCCAGCAGCGGCGATCGATTGTGTCTGGACTGACATGCAGCTTTTCTTCTGCGTGGACTATCAGGATGGGCAGTTGGCGGATCCTGAATTGTGGCAGAGCCTGTCTGAGCAGGAGCGATCGCAGGTGCAGGCATTTTTGCAGTCACTCAAGCAATTTACATTTGAGCTATTTCAACGGTTTCCCGTCTTTGGTCCCTGTACTCCCCAGCACCTGGACCATACCTGGTGTGCCCAACTGGCGAATGCGCTGGGGATGGATACAACAGCCGTGATCCGGGCACTGACCCGTTCTGTGGGCATTGTGCCCACCCAGAAGGCAGAGGCATTTCTGCTCCATGATATCTGGGGGCATCACTGGCAGTTAATGTTGACTCAATTTGAGAGTGACTATGCAATTTTGATGACCTGCGATGAACCCCTCAGAGCAGGGGAAACGGCTTACACTGAAGCGGGTCCACTGACCTGTCGGGAACTGTTTTTGCTAGAGGGCAATCAGATCCAGGTCGATGAAGAAAGGGCCTACCTGTTTTTCCACGCTGAAGTGCAGCAACGGCTGGGATTAATGTTTACTCACCTGATTGCTGAACTGACGGCGGACGTGGCAGAGTTCAAGTTTGTCTGGGATCATCCCCAGGCAGCCGATTTGCTGCTCAGTTCATCCCTGTTTAAATCCCAGCCAGCAAAGTTAGATCTGACACTGGCGGACGTGGATTTTCTGTTTCTTAAGGTGTTACGTCCTCTGCTGGAAGTGCGTCTGTCTGTTTTTGAAGACACCCTGCTGGAAACTGAATTGCTCGGTGAATGGGCACAGGCAGGCTATGAGGTCCATTCACTGGAGTTGCGCACCAGTTTGAAGCAGGCGATCGCCCATCTCTACCAGATTTTTTTGCAGGAATACAACTGCACGTATCTGCCCACCATGACCGGCGAAACCGGGATGTTCACCCAAATTGTGAGCAATCTGCTGTATTTGCAAAATGCAATGAACAGTCTCTATACCGATTTCATTGCCCAGTCAAATCCTGCTCTGCCCTTTCAGGATTTATTGATTGTGTTCACAGGTTGCTACTGCTCCAGCGATAGTTTTGCAGAGTTTTGGGCAATTGATGATGTGCTGGCAGGTTATTTTTTACCCTGCTGGTATCAGCTAGAACGTTCACTGGAATCATCCAAATCTGAGCACTGATGGCGGATGGTTGCCTCCTGCTGGCCAGGTTTGAGCCAGATCCAGGCATCCGACACAACGGCGATCGCCCCGCCGGGCAGGGGATCGGTCTGGGAGCGATTGGGAGCCGGAATCAAATTGACAACCTTTTCAATCTGCTCAAAGCCAGGAGTGCAGGGAAGGGTTGTTTGGAGAAACTGGCGAATTACTCGTCTTTGCAGAGCCAGGGGAGCCTGCCGTAAATGCACCCGATTCAGGGCTGCTCTGGTCGAGTCCAGGGACCGTTGCAGCCATGTCTGGGCTTCGGCTTCCAGGTAGTCCACGTCGGCTCGCAGCAGTTCAGCGGTCTGAGCCAGGGTTCGTTCTGCCTGGGGGTTGAAGTGGGTGCAGAGGTAAGGCAGCAATTCCTGACGGATGCGGTTGCGAGCATACTTTAAGTTCTGGTTAGAGGGATCGTTCCAGAAGGTGAGATGCTGGCTCTGACAAAACTCAGCCGTTTCGGCACGAGTGATGGTTAAGAGGGGGCGGATCAGAAAAATTCCGGGTGCCAGGGGACGCTTCCAGGTCAGGGCTTGCAGTCCATCTGTGCCACTGCCACGGATCAAGTTATAGAGAAGGGTTTCAGCCCGATCGCTGGCGGTGTGCCCGGTGGCGATGAAAGCATAGTCATGCTGGCGAGCAAGGTCTGTTAATGCCCGGTAGCGCCATTCTCTGGCACCAGCTTCGGTGGTGTCCACATGCTCTGCGGTTTTGGAGTAGAAGGGTAAGTTCCAGGACTGGCTGAGGGCTTGAACAAACTCCCCATTGCCCGAATCCTCCTGCCAGCGGTGTTCGCAGTAGGCAACTGCCAGTTCCCAGTGCCACCGGGGTTGAAGATCCAACAATAATTTAATTAGGCAGAGGGAATCCTGTCCCCCAGAGACCGCAACCAGCAGGCGCTGTCCAGGGGGGATTAATTGTTGCTCCTTTAAGGTTTTATGGCAATGGGTATGCAGGAGCGTCCAAGGTGAAGCATTACTCATTCACTCGGATTAAAGAGGCGGGCTTGTTGTGGGGGCAGGTTTCCCAACAGGCGGTGTGAGGGGTGGGTAGCACGGAAACCCCACTTAAAGGCTATCCGAAAAGCCCCAATGGACAAAGCTTAAACCCAGACTGAGGAAGTTTTCGGATAGGCTTTTAGTCAAAATCTCCTTCATCAAGGTAAGCGCTATTGTTGTAAGGCGATTCCAGCTTTTCAGGGCGATGGGGATTGCCGTAACGCGATTCAGTGGTGGGTTCATGGCTGGTCCGACGTTCTTTACGGCGACTATCCAGCAGTTTGGGTGTGGGGTCAGAGTCGGGACAAAATTCCAGCCGAATCCTGACTCTGCCGCGCTGCCAGCCCCGGTTGCCAAATCGGAGCGCTTCACATTCCAGGCCATCGCCGAACCAGCCCTCGTTGGCATCATCCCAGTCGGGTTCGCGATCGCTGATTGCCTGTGCCAGGGCATCAATAAACTCACCAACCTTAAAAGTAGGGTTCATCATCAGAACCCGCCCAACGCTGATAAACAGCACCTCATCATCATCCAGCGGCTGAAATTGCTCATTCATGTTAGAAAAACCAACCGTAGCTATGGAGTCCTTTCCCTAACAGGTTAACGCCTAGATAACAAACCCAGACGACCAGAAAACCTGTTGCTGCCAGAATGGCCGGTCGCCGTCCCTGCCATCCTTTGGTAATGCGGGCATGGAGGTAGGCAGCAAACACCAGCCAGGTAATCAGTGCCCAGGTTTCTTTAGGATCCCAACTCCAGTAAGATCCCCAGGCTTCATTTGCCCAGACAGCCCCGGCAATAATGCCAATGGTGAGCAGGGGGAACCCCAGCCCAATAATGCGGTAACTGATATTGTCGAGAGTATCTGCCAGGGTCAACCGTTGGGGAGAGAGCGGTGCTGAAGCGGATGCCGCTACTGGAGGGGTAAGGACGGCAGTAGCAACACGGCTGGTTTCGACGGCTGGAGGGGGAGGATTCGGGGGGGGCAGGGAAACAGGTTCTCCATCCCGGCGTAACTGGTAAGGTTTGTCCCGGTAAGCACCCGTACCGACTGAGCTGCCCCGCAGTTCAATATTCTGACCGCGGGTGACAACCAGAAAGGCGATCGCCAGGAGTGCCCCGACCATCAGGGTCGCATAGCTCAACATCATTACACTGACGTGCATCATCAGCCAGTTAGATTTGAGGGCAGGCACCAGGGGAGCGGATTCCTGCATGGTGTCTGGCAGGGAAAGGGCGGCAAAGGCTGTAATTGCCATGGCTACGGGAGCTGTCACCACACCAACCAGACGGCTACCGCTCATATTCTCAGCAATCAGGTGAACGGTCGTTACCCCCCAGGTCAGGAAAAAGAGCGACTCGTACAGGTTGCTGATTGGAAAGTAGCCTGCTTCAAGCCAGCGGGCACCCAGCAGAGCCGCCACACACAAATTGGCGATCGCCATCCCTGTGGTGCCCCCAATTGCCAGATAGGGCAGGCGCGGAAACGCTGCCCCGATCCAGTACACCAGCATGGTGACAAACAAAATAGCAAATGACGTGTTATCTAAAACATTTTGTAACCGGACCAGATCCATCGTTCCCCCAGGGCATCTAAAGGCATTTGCAGCAATTCCTTTCTCTATCCTACGATGGACGGGGGATGAGTTAGGGAAGCTTCTGGAAAGGAGTTCTGGTCAGCAACACGGCCATGCTAATCTCACAGGTTCCGTCGGAACGTCTCTACGAATTCAGCCTCATTGGCGCAAATCATACTCCCAAATAGCGGCGCAGAAAGCTTTCTAGCGTTTCTAGCTGGAACCCAAAAACCGATTCCAGATGGGCCGTTTCTGCCGTTGAACAGAAAAATTCATTTGCCAGTAAAGCCCGCAGAGTACCTAAAGAGGTCCGTAGTTTGGGGTTGAACAAGCCAATCATCCCCCGCAGTCCATCGAAGGCTAACAGGGGTGGATTAAGAATCCACGGCTCTCGATTAAACACGCGACTGAAGATTTTAGGAATTTCTTCCCGTTTTAGAATTTCAGGACCGCCCACGGGCAATACCTGATTTCGCGCTCCTTCCCTGGATACCGAATCTACCGCAATCCGTGCCAGATCGTCTGTACTTACGATAGATGAGCGATTTTGTGGATCGCCAATCAATAAATAAACCCCTGTCTGCCGGAAACGCTCCGCCAGGGGTAACAGGTTGGAGGCAAACCCGGAAGGACGCAAAATGGTGTAGTTCAGCCCACTGGCTTGCAGATATTTCTCGACTGCCCGCTTTGCCTTAAAGACGGGAGCATCCTCATAACCCCGATCTGCTCCCAGTACAGAGATAAAAACAAAGTGCTGGACACCGGCAGCTTTTGCCTGGTCAATCAGTTCAATGTTTGCCTGGTAATCGAGGGTTTCTGCATCTCCCCCGGAGGTTTCATTGGAGCCGTGGGCACTGATAACATACTGCACCCCCTGGCAGGCTTTCTGGATATCGCGATCGCGGAGCAAATCCCCAATGAAAATCTCTGCTCCCCGATGTTCCAGTTCATCATAGCGAGAGGTCAGCCGAACGAATGCCCTGACTGGTAATTCGCGTTCACGGAGTAGCCGTACAATTCGCCGGCCCAATCCTCCAGTTGCTCCAGTGATTAAGAACATGGTTGTTAGTTGATGATGATTAATGATTGGCTGCCATCTAAAAGCTAACAATTAACCATCCTGCATTGCACAGAAATCATAAATTTTCTCCGGTATCCCTGGCAGTGTTTTACCTGGATGCTCAATGGCTGTTCCATTCAGTTTCCTGGCCACCCGATCAGGTAAGCTTACCTACGGACGATCGCATGGTGGAGAGGCATTTTAATGCGAACACTTTATTTCCTGGTACCTGGAACGGGCGGTAAGTTTGCCTGTGGAGGACTGTGGGCAGAGCTAAAAACCCTTAAAATTGCCCGGCAGATCTGTAGTGCTGAGGTGGTGACCTATCGCCAGCGAGAACCAGGCGTGTTGTTTCTGGATGATGTTCTGCGCAGAGAAAACTTAGACGCCATTGTATTTGTGATCAGTTGGGGGTTTGATGTGGCTAAACTGGCATCCCGACTGAACCATTGCCATGTGATTTACCATGCCCACAGTGCCGGGTATGGGTTCCGACTACCCGCCAGAATTCCCATCATTACCGTCAGTCGCAATACGATGGGGTACTGGGGACAGCGATCGCCCAACTCACTCATATACTATTTGCCCAATCAAATCTCAGATGAGTTTCGTAATCTGCATCTGGAACGGGATATTGATGTCTTAGTGCAGGCACGCAAATCGTCGGACTACTTATTACAGGCGTTGATTCCGGCACTTAAACAGCAATGCAGGGTTGAAGTGGTGGATTCCTATGTGGACGATCTGGATAAGCTGTTTAACCGTGCCAAAGTTTACCTCTATGATTCTGCTGAGTACTGGGCACAACAGGGGGTGAGTGAAGGGTTTGGATTACAGCCGATGGAAGCCCTTGCCTGCGGGTGTCAGGTCTTCTCCAGTGTCAATGGTGGGTTGTCAGATTACTTAGATCCAGGATTTAATTGCTACAAAATTGCAGGCTATTCCACAGAATACGATGTGCAGCGGATTCTGGAAGCGATCGCCCACCCCACCCTGCCGCCCCTTTCGGATTCTGTTCTGGCAGAGTATCGTCTGGAAAACATCACTCAGCGACTCTCAACAATTTTGAGTGAGATCAATGGGTTTTTTAACCATCAAAACCGCTATCCAGAAAATATTCCAGACCTGACCTGGGTTCGTCTGATGCAGTTGAATCTCAACCGAATCGCTGGCAAGCTGAAGAAAAAACTGTCTGCGCGTAGCTGATCTGCCCTCCTCCAACGATGAAAAAAGCGCTCCCCCCCAAGCTGATCATCCAGTCCGGCAAATTTATCTGGACGACAATGTGGCATCTGATGATGTCCAGATTGGCTCCCCGTAGTCCATCAGGGGAATATATTCGTCCAGAAAGTCAATTCCGTCGTTTCATTGGAACAGATCCATATCCGCCAGCCGCCGGACGGTACAGGCTTTATGTGGGATTAGGTTGCCCCTGGGCACACCGGACACTGGTGACACGGGCACTGAAGGGATTGGAGGATGCGATTCCAATAACGGTCGTGTCTCCTTCTCCGATTGAGGGGGGGTGGATATTTCAGCAACCGGAGGAAGGGTGCCGGACCCTGGCTGAACTCTATGCCAAAGCGCAACCAGGTTATGCCGGACGCTCTACGGTGCCGGTGTTGTGGGATACGGAAACTCAGGCGATCGTCAACAATGAGAGTTCAGAGATCATTGTCATGTTGAACTCCGAGTTTAACGAATTTGCCCGCAACCCCACCCTGGATCTCTATCCAGCGGAATTGCAAGAGACCATTGATCAGTGGAATGCCAGGATTTATCCCGCGGTGAATAACGGAGTCTACCGCTGTGGCTTTGCCCAAACCCAGGCGGCATACGAAAAAGCCTGCTACGAGTTGTTTTCTACCCTGGATGAAATTGAGGCAGCCCTGGAAACCCATCGTTACCTGTGTGGCGATCGCGTAACGCTGGCAGATGTGCGTCTGTTTACCACCCTGTTTCGCTTCGATATTGTCTACTACGGGCTGTTCAAGTGTAATCGCCGCCGGATTCAGGACTACAAAAACCTGGGAGCCTACCTGCGTGACATCTATCAGCTTCCCCGTGTGTCAGAGACGTGCAACCTGGAAGCCATCAAACAAGAATATTACGGCAATCTGTTTCCCCTCAATCCAGGCGGCATTATTCCAGTTGGTCCAGATATGGCAGGTTTGATGGAACCTCATGGGAGAGGGGAGGGAGACAGACCTAAATTCCGCATCCCTGAATAAAGTCAATCATCTGATGCATCGATCCTGGCTTGGTTACAATCAGCACGGTCGAACCTGATTCAAGAACCGTATTCCCATTGGGAATGGCTAAGGCGGCATGGGGATGGGACTGGTAACCAATAATGAGTGAATCGGGAGGAAACTGAGGGTCTTGGGCAATTTCGGCGAGACTGCGCCCAGTGACATTGCAATTCTCAGGAATTGCCAGTTTCAAGACCTCAATCTGACCCTGCTCAAAATGCATGATCGATTCGACCTGGGGATATTCGATCGCATTTGCCATCGTTGAAACCGCCAGGTCAATCGCATTGATAATTCGAGTCGCACCGGCAATTCGGTAAGGTTCCATGAAGTCCCGGTGACGCATTCGGACCAGAATATGATGGACACCAAAGTGTTTTCCTAAAGTAACCATTGCCAGGTTGAGGGCATCATCTCGCAGGACCGCTGCCAGAGCATCTGCTTTACGAATCCCCGCTTCCAATAACACCTCTGTACTGACTGCGCTACCTTCAAACGCCATCACCCCCAGCCGCTCACGGGCATAGCGACAGGCAACCGGATCTACATCTACGATCGCAACCACGTGGCCCAGGTTTACTAACTGCTGCGCTAACTCAAGCCCAACCAGTCCTGCACCGCCAATCAGTACATACATTGAGCAACCTCCATAGGGGAATTTTGAGTCTAACGTACACTGATTAACCAAAAGGTGAGGTATAGCGATCCTAATCTGGATTGTGAGAAAGGATTTCCCAGGAAGCCTTTCTCACAGAGCCTCTCACTCTCACAACTGATTTAGGACTGCTATAGATACCCGATTGAATACTTTTCGCCGTAGGGCTTCTACACTCTAAGATCGCAGATCCAAAATCCAAAATAGTAGTACAAATGTGGTACGGTTTAACCAATTCTGTCGCAGGCAGAATCTCAAGCTATCCTCAATGGCGACTGCATCATTCATGACTGACCATATTCTGAAGGCAACCTGTGAAACCGTCCATTTTGGCGGTTTTTCCTCTGAGCTAAAGCCTGCTTTAGTGGTGGAATCGGGTGATCGCATCCACGTTGAAACCTTTTCTGGGATGAATGTGTACCAGAAAGCACCGGCTGAGTTTGTTCCAGATGCATTTCGTGAGATTTGCGAAAACCTGCCGGGCGATCGCCGGGTCGGACCCGGCCCCCACCTGCTGACAGGACCCATTGTGGTGAATGGGGCAGAACCGGGCGATATCCTGGAAGTGCGTCTGGAAGAAATTACTCCCAGTCTGCCAGTCGGGTTTAACGCCATTCGTTCTGGTTGGGGGGCATTACCCCAGGTCTTCACTCAGCCTGCCCTGCGCTTTATTCCCCTTGATTTGATCAATCAAACGGCTGAGTTTCCTCCTGGAAGTGGTATCCGCTTTCCGCTTCAGCCCTTCTTCGGGATTTTGGGTGTGGCAACGGCAGAAACCAACCGGACTTCGGTTCCCCCCGGACTTTATGGTGGCAATATTGACAATCGCCAGTTGCAGGCAGGTTCGCGAGTATTTCTGCCCATTTTTCTGCCGGGTGCTCTGTTTTCCATTGGGGATGGGCACGCGGCTCAAGGGGATGGAGAGGTAAACGTGACGGCGATCGAAAGCTCCATGAACGGAACCATCCAGCTCATCCTGCGAAAAGACTTGAACTTCACTGCCCCTTTTGCCGAAACACCTGCGGACTTCATTTCGATGGGATTTGGGCAAACTCTGGATCAGGCATTTGAACTTGCTCTCCAACACATGATCAATTTTTTAGAACACTACACAGGGATCTCCGCTGAGGAAGCATACGTTTTGTGTAGCCTGGCGGTGAACTTTCACATTACCCAGGTGGTCAACAGTCCTCAAAAAGGAGTACATGGGTTACTACCCAAAACCATTCTGCCCCCCACCGTCCGTTTGTGAACCACAGCAGATGCCGAGGATTCAGAGGGCAGAGGGGCAGTCAGGGAAACCGTCAAGCTTAGACTTCGGAAGTTTTGAAAACCTCCGAGGTCTTGAATTCCACTTTCTGCCGAATAATGAAATTCCGTCCTGATCGCACTCCAATTCAGCGATCGCCCTTAGCTCTCAGTCAACCACCACACAACCCCTTTCCTTCTTCTTCCCCTCTCTCTTCCTTTCCCTTTCTTCTCATAGCAAATGATTCCCCTATCCAATCATTACTGGTTAACCAATACGCGCATTCCATCGGCTTTAATGGTACGCAGTGGACAGGGTAAAAGCAGACATTGGTTAACTCCATCCCCCGCCCCATCCTCAGACCTGCTCTCAGTGGATCTCGAAATCATTAATGGTTCCATCACCAGCATTGCTACATCAGGAACTCTATCAAGTTACACGGCTCCAGCAGTCAATTTGCAAAATGGTATGGTGTTCCCGTGCTTTGTAGACATTCATACTCATCTAGATAAAGGGCATATCTGGGAACGAACACCCAATCTCGATCGCACCTTTACCAGTGCCCTGACCCAGATTCAGATAGACTCTGACCGATACTGGAATGCAGAGGATGTCTACCGCCGCATGGAATTTGGGTTGAAGTGCAGTTATGCTCACGGGACTAAAGCAATCCGCACCCACATCGACTCTGGGGGCAAACTGGCAGACCTGAGCCTGGAAGTCTTCAGAAGCCTGCAACAGGAATGGCAGGATCGGCTCATCCTGCAACCAGTCTGCCTGGTGGCATTGGACTATTACTTAACCCCCGCAGGGGAAAAACTGGCAGACCAGATCGCAGACCTGGGTGGAATCCTGGGTGGAGTTGCTTTTATGAATCCTGATATTGAGGCACAGGTTGATCGCGCCTTTACGCTGGCCAAGGAACGAAAACTCAATCTGGACTTGCATTCAGATGAGACGGCTGATCCAGATTCCATTACTCTGCAATACATTGCAGCGGCAGCTATTCGGTACCACTACCAGGGCAACGTAGTATGTGGACACTGTTGCAGTCTCTCCGTCCAGGAATCTGCGATCGCTAAAAAGACGATCGCCCTTGTCAAAAAAGCTGGAATTGGAGTGGTCAGCCTGCCCATGTGTAACCTCTACCTGCAAGACCGGCAGTCCGGTCGCACTCCCCGCTGGCGCGGAGTGACCTTGCTGCATGAGCTTCAGCAGGCAGGCGTGCCCGTGGCAATCGCCAGCGACAACTGCCGGGATCCATTCCACGCCTTTGGTGATCATGATGCCCTGGAAGTATTTTCAATGTCGGTCAAAATCGCTCACCTGGACAACTCCTA is from Leptothermofonsia sichuanensis E412 and encodes:
- the tilS gene encoding tRNA lysidine(34) synthetase TilS; amino-acid sequence: MSNASPWTLLHTHCHKTLKEQQLIPPGQRLLVAVSGGQDSLCLIKLLLDLQPRWHWELAVAYCEHRWQEDSGNGEFVQALSQSWNLPFYSKTAEHVDTTEAGAREWRYRALTDLARQHDYAFIATGHTASDRAETLLYNLIRGSGTDGLQALTWKRPLAPGIFLIRPLLTITRAETAEFCQSQHLTFWNDPSNQNLKYARNRIRQELLPYLCTHFNPQAERTLAQTAELLRADVDYLEAEAQTWLQRSLDSTRAALNRVHLRQAPLALQRRVIRQFLQTTLPCTPGFEQIEKVVNLIPAPNRSQTDPLPGGAIAVVSDAWIWLKPGQQEATIRHQCSDLDDSSERSS
- a CDS encoding KGK domain-containing protein, yielding MNEQFQPLDDDEVLFISVGRVLMMNPTFKVGEFIDALAQAISDREPDWDDANEGWFGDGLECEALRFGNRGWQRGRVRIRLEFCPDSDPTPKLLDSRRKERRTSHEPTTESRYGNPHRPEKLESPYNNSAYLDEGDFD
- the ccsB gene encoding c-type cytochrome biogenesis protein CcsB produces the protein MDLVRLQNVLDNTSFAILFVTMLVYWIGAAFPRLPYLAIGGTTGMAIANLCVAALLGARWLEAGYFPISNLYESLFFLTWGVTTVHLIAENMSGSRLVGVVTAPVAMAITAFAALSLPDTMQESAPLVPALKSNWLMMHVSVMMLSYATLMVGALLAIAFLVVTRGQNIELRGSSVGTGAYRDKPYQLRRDGEPVSLPPPNPPPPAVETSRVATAVLTPPVAASASAPLSPQRLTLADTLDNISYRIIGLGFPLLTIGIIAGAVWANEAWGSYWSWDPKETWALITWLVFAAYLHARITKGWQGRRPAILAATGFLVVWVCYLGVNLLGKGLHSYGWFF
- a CDS encoding SDR family oxidoreductase, translating into MFLITGATGGLGRRIVRLLRERELPVRAFVRLTSRYDELEHRGAEIFIGDLLRDRDIQKACQGVQYVISAHGSNETSGGDAETLDYQANIELIDQAKAAGVQHFVFISVLGADRGYEDAPVFKAKRAVEKYLQASGLNYTILRPSGFASNLLPLAERFRQTGVYLLIGDPQNRSSIVSTDDLARIAVDSVSREGARNQVLPVGGPEILKREEIPKIFSRVFNREPWILNPPLLAFDGLRGMIGLFNPKLRTSLGTLRALLANEFFCSTAETAHLESVFGFQLETLESFLRRYLGV
- a CDS encoding glycosyltransferase; protein product: MRTLYFLVPGTGGKFACGGLWAELKTLKIARQICSAEVVTYRQREPGVLFLDDVLRRENLDAIVFVISWGFDVAKLASRLNHCHVIYHAHSAGYGFRLPARIPIITVSRNTMGYWGQRSPNSLIYYLPNQISDEFRNLHLERDIDVLVQARKSSDYLLQALIPALKQQCRVEVVDSYVDDLDKLFNRAKVYLYDSAEYWAQQGVSEGFGLQPMEALACGCQVFSSVNGGLSDYLDPGFNCYKIAGYSTEYDVQRILEAIAHPTLPPLSDSVLAEYRLENITQRLSTILSEINGFFNHQNRYPENIPDLTWVRLMQLNLNRIAGKLKKKLSARS
- a CDS encoding glutathione S-transferase family protein, encoding MKKALPPKLIIQSGKFIWTTMWHLMMSRLAPRSPSGEYIRPESQFRRFIGTDPYPPAAGRYRLYVGLGCPWAHRTLVTRALKGLEDAIPITVVSPSPIEGGWIFQQPEEGCRTLAELYAKAQPGYAGRSTVPVLWDTETQAIVNNESSEIIVMLNSEFNEFARNPTLDLYPAELQETIDQWNARIYPAVNNGVYRCGFAQTQAAYEKACYELFSTLDEIEAALETHRYLCGDRVTLADVRLFTTLFRFDIVYYGLFKCNRRRIQDYKNLGAYLRDIYQLPRVSETCNLEAIKQEYYGNLFPLNPGGIIPVGPDMAGLMEPHGRGEGDRPKFRIPE
- a CDS encoding potassium channel family protein yields the protein MYVLIGGAGLVGLELAQQLVNLGHVVAIVDVDPVACRYARERLGVMAFEGSAVSTEVLLEAGIRKADALAAVLRDDALNLAMVTLGKHFGVHHILVRMRHRDFMEPYRIAGATRIINAIDLAVSTMANAIEYPQVESIMHFEQGQIEVLKLAIPENCNVTGRSLAEIAQDPQFPPDSLIIGYQSHPHAALAIPNGNTVLESGSTVLIVTKPGSMHQMIDFIQGCGI
- a CDS encoding acetamidase/formamidase family protein, with amino-acid sequence MTDHILKATCETVHFGGFSSELKPALVVESGDRIHVETFSGMNVYQKAPAEFVPDAFREICENLPGDRRVGPGPHLLTGPIVVNGAEPGDILEVRLEEITPSLPVGFNAIRSGWGALPQVFTQPALRFIPLDLINQTAEFPPGSGIRFPLQPFFGILGVATAETNRTSVPPGLYGGNIDNRQLQAGSRVFLPIFLPGALFSIGDGHAAQGDGEVNVTAIESSMNGTIQLILRKDLNFTAPFAETPADFISMGFGQTLDQAFELALQHMINFLEHYTGISAEEAYVLCSLAVNFHITQVVNSPQKGVHGLLPKTILPPTVRL
- a CDS encoding cytosine deaminase gives rise to the protein MIPLSNHYWLTNTRIPSALMVRSGQGKSRHWLTPSPAPSSDLLSVDLEIINGSITSIATSGTLSSYTAPAVNLQNGMVFPCFVDIHTHLDKGHIWERTPNLDRTFTSALTQIQIDSDRYWNAEDVYRRMEFGLKCSYAHGTKAIRTHIDSGGKLADLSLEVFRSLQQEWQDRLILQPVCLVALDYYLTPAGEKLADQIADLGGILGGVAFMNPDIEAQVDRAFTLAKERKLNLDLHSDETADPDSITLQYIAAAAIRYHYQGNVVCGHCCSLSVQESAIAKKTIALVKKAGIGVVSLPMCNLYLQDRQSGRTPRWRGVTLLHELQQAGVPVAIASDNCRDPFHAFGDHDALEVFSMSVKIAHLDNSYGNWCRSITMTPADLMGLPTVGRIGVGFPADLVLFRARNYGELLSRPQHDRIVLRAGKAIDTTLPDYAELDDLQ